From the Armatimonadota bacterium genome, the window TTGTTCGGTCTGGTAGCCGTACTCCTGCACCCAGCGGTCGTTGCGGACGGCTTTCACCTCCCACGAGACCTTTTTGCCGGGAACTCCACCGGCGATTTTGAAGCGGTTGTTCTGGATTTCCACCGCCACATGCAGGTTGGGCATGGGCGCACCGATGGCGGTGAGATGGTAGGACGGGTCGCGATTGATGGCTTCAAAGTAGTCGGGCAATAGCACCCATGCCTCGCCGCGCGCATCCAGCACAACGTTTCCCCGATAGATGTTGTACGGTTCAGAACCCTCGGCGCTGTAGTGGTTCAGGAAGGCGTTTTCAGGGCTCAGCGGATGGTCTATCTGGAACGCCTTGGTGCCGGAGGCGCCGAACCTACCCGCGGAATAGACACCGTAGCCGCTGGGGCTGTTGCTCTGACCATACACGCCGTAGTTGGCGCCGCTGGTGGCGGTTGCAAAGCCATACACGCCCGTGCCCGAGGTGCTTGTGCCAAGCACGCCAAAGCCCGAGCCATCCTGAGAACCCCAGACCCCGATGCCAGACCAGCCTGTACCACGATTGATGCCGCGTACCGCGGCGGCAGACGTGCCAGGACTGGTTGAGGTCACCTCGCCCAGCACCCCAACGGCATTATCAGACGTCGAGTTCGTGGCGCCGTGCACGCCGGGTGCAGTGCCTGTGGTCGCCTGATGGATGCCATACACGCCCGTGCCGTCGGGGCTGTCGCTTTGCCCAATCACGCCGGAGGCAGTGCCGCTGGCGGCGCGTGCCCAGCCATACACGCCGGTGCCAGAGGTGCTTTTGCTCCAGAAGAACCCACCGTAGTTGACGCCGCTGGTGGCGGTGGCATAGCCCCACACGCCCGTGCCCGAGGTGCTGGCGCTTTGCCCCCACACGCCGATGCCAGCGCCGCTGGTGGCGGTTGCCCAGCCCAACACGCCCGCGCCCGCGGTGCTGTTGCTCACACCCCACACGCCGTCGGCAATGCCGCTGATGGCGGTGTTCGTCACCTGGAACACTGCGCCAGAACCCACATTCGCGCTCCCACTGAACGGAAGCGTCAAGCCGTCATCCGACCCAGGAGCCCACATCGTCCCCGTCCACTTGAGCACCTGACCGGATGTCGGAGCCGTCGAAGAAACGGGGCGGGTCTGCAAGCCCGCTACCGTCGGGGTCGGGTAACTCCCGCTCAGGTCACCGCCAGCCGAACCGCCAGGCACCACACCCGAAATGGTGACGTTACTTGCCGCCGTCACCCGACCCTGCGCATTCACCGTGAACTGCGACACCTGCGTTGCACTCCCATAAGTGCCTGCCGCCACACCCGTGCTGGAGAGCTTCGCGTCGGTCACCGCGCTATCCGCCAGCATCGCCGACACCACTCCCCCATTGGCGATGGAGAAAGTGTTGCCAACCAACTGTAGCCCCGCCCCCGCGGTGTAGGTGGTATCGTTGTCCACACCGTCCGCAAAGCCTGCAGGTATGCCGCTAATGCCGGACCAGGGCACACTGAGCGCAACAAAAGCCAGCTGGCTGTAGGGAACACGGTTCACCTTCACACGCGGGGAGAGGGTGGTATACGAACCGCTGCCTGAGGGGCGCACCGCTATCTGCAGATACCGTTCGTTGCCGTCCCACACGTTGCCGAAGTCCAGTTCTGTGGTGAACAATCCGTTGCTGACGCTGATGCCGGTGCGCGTGATGGTGGGACCTACCTGTGAACCGCCGGAGTTCGCTGTCCAGAGAGAAAACTGGAAGTCATGGTTGCCGTTGGCGGGGACGCCGGATGCTTTGAGCATCCCCTGGTAGGTGAAAGGCTGTTGCGCAAAGATGCTCTGCATGAAGCACAGGAGCAAGAAGAGCATCCCCGCTGTACGTATTGCATACATGAGAACCCCTCCTTTACATGACCCACAAGCAGGGTAAATCTGAGGGGTGGTCCAGGAGGTGCCGCAGGTGTCCATCCTGAGATCTACCATGCTTGGCTGGTTGTTACAAGACGTTAGCATAGATAAATATTTTTGTCAAGCCTTCTGGAGGGTGTTCGAGAATTGTTGAGAAGTTGGTTGTAGCGCAAGGAGAGAGGCGTTCTTGCTATCCCTGCCTTACCTCACCCCCGTCCCCTCTCCTGCGAGGAGAGGGGCGTTCCCCCTTCCCTTGCAGGGAAGGGGGCAAGGGGGTTAGGTTATCTATCCATTCAACCAGCAATTTCGAACACCCTCAGCCTTCTGCATGAAGCGGGAAGGAAATCCATGCGAGATGAACGACCCTCGCCTCCTGATGAATTTATATCCCCGAAAAATCTTCCCTTATCTAAAATTTTTTTGCAGGAAATGATAAGATAAACGTAGTAAGCATAGATGTTTAGACTTATCAACTACAGTGAGGTACTCAAATGCATGTCTGGCGTCCTATGTTTGTGACGATTGCGCTGGTTATGCTGGTACTTGGCGTACGTCTTGTCATGGTGCCAAAAGACTTCGGTGTGCACGGCAAGACCTACGCCTACAAGTGGGTACCGGAAGTCGAGTGAAGCGGAATGGAAAGCAATAAGGGCGAAGTATCGCGGAACAGAATACTGTAGAGATTGCCATGAGGAACAACTGACACACCTCCTTCGTTCACCGCATGCCCCTATCCAGTGTGAAAACTGCCATGGACCGGCGATGGAACACCCGGATAACCCTGAGAAACTGCCTATAGACAGAAGCAGGGAGCTCTGCTTACGCTGTCACGCTTCCCTGCCCTATCCGGGAAGCGCGCGCGCCCGGATCAAAGGCATCGAACCGGATAAACATTACCCGGACACCGAGTGCTCAGAGTGCCACAATCCCCACAATCCCGTACAAGCAGGAGGGTAACCATGTTAACCAGACGAGCGTTCATACGCAGAGTGCTGCAAACGATATCTGGAGCATTAGGCGCTGCGAGCGTTGCTGCGGTTGTGTTTCGCAGGCGCGCCGCGGCCAACACGAAGACCGCCCGGTGGGCTTTCCTGGTAGATACCTACAAATGTGTCGGGTGTGGTTTCTGCGTCAAGGCGTGCAAACTCGAGAACGACGTGCCGTATGAAGCGAACGCTACCCGCACCTGGGTAGAACGCTACATCCTGACCAAAAAGGGAGAACTGCTCATCGACACCCCGAAGGGGGCACGCGATGGCTTCATCTCCCCCAATGTGCAGCTCGGCAAAAACACCTACCGGGAGGTAAAGCCGGACGAGATTGCTAAGGCGTTTTTCGTGCCAAAGCTGTGTAATCAATGCGAAAACCCGCCGTGCGTACAGGTGTGCCCTGTCGGTGCTACCTATCAGACAGAAGACGGCGTGGTGCTGGTGGACCGCAAATGGTGCATCGGGTGCGGTTATTGCATCATGGCGTGCCCTTACGGGGTACGTTTCTTCCACCCGGTATACCGTGTCGCCGACAAATGCAACTTCTGCTATCACCGTATCAGTCAGGGCATGAAGCCGGCCTGCGTAGAAGCCTGCCCGTTCGGAGCGAGGCTTATTGGAGACCTGAGCAACCCCAGCGACCCGGTGACGCAATACATCATGACACAGAGAGTCGGCGTCTTGAAAGAGGACTACGGAACCAAGCCACAGGTGTACTATGTTGGACTGAGTAAGGAGGTACGCTGACATGGAAGTGCACGGCGAAGTGTGGACACTGAAGGAGCTCTTCGTCTACCCGAACGAGTACATCTACTGGAGCGTACAAATCGTCATGTATCCTTTCATGACGGGGCTCGTTGCGGGAGCGTTCGTGTTGTCGTCGCTGTATCACGTGTTTGGCATCAAGCAGCTCAGGGAGATGGCACGCTTCTCGCTAGTGCTTTCGTTTGCGCTGCTTCTGGCAGCGCCGCTGCCCTTGCTGTTTCACCTTCTACAACCGACACGCGCCTTCAACGTGTTTTTGACCCCCCATTTTACCTCAGCTATCGCCGCGTTTGGCATCGTCTTTTCGGGGTATATGGCAATCGTCGCTTCTGAGATATGGTTTGTGTACCGAAAACACTTCGTGACACAGGCGCTACTGCTCAGGCAAAAACGAGACAGAAGCCTCGCGGAGAGCCTATTGCACCTGCTGTATTCCGTGCTCACCCTTGGCGCATACGATATCAGCGAGGAGGCGTTGCGTAAAGATGAGCAGGCTATCCGGTGGCTTGCCGGAGTGGGTATTCCGGTCGCTTGCTTCCTGCACGGCTATGCCGGTTTCATCTTCGGCTCGGTAAAGGCGAACGCCCTGTGGATGACCCCGTTGATGCCTGTTATTTTCATCATGTCGGCGGTAGTCTCCGGCATCGCCCTGTGCATGTTAAGCTATATCGTGGTCATGGAAGCCAGAAGGAGACGAGTATCAGATGCGTTTGCTCCTTACCAGATGACACGTGAGCAGATCAGAGGGGTAGAACTGCAAGAGGTGACCATCACCGCCAGGTATCTGGTGTTCTTCATGATATTCGCCATCAGCCTCGAACTGCTTGACCTCGTTTTTCGCGAATACACCGCGCTGAAGTCGTGGGACATTTTGCGTCGGGTCATCTACGGCAGGGATTTCCTCAACATCTTCATCCTTCAGTATCTGGTGGGCAACCTTGTGCCGTTCGCTTTGCTTCTACTACCTCGCCTTACCATCCGGCGGGCGGTGGTCAGCCTGCTGCTGGTGCTTTTTGGCGTATTTATGATGCGCTGGAACGTGGTCATCGGAGGGCAGGCGTTCTCGCTGAGTTTCTCGGGGTTCATGCACTATCACTTGCCCATCGTACCTCATGACCTCGATACCTTCAAAGAGGGCGCGCTGGGAGCGGCGGTAATCCTCGTAGTGCCGTACATGCTGTTCTGGTTGTTCGGCAAGATACTCCCTGTTTTCGAGCCGGAAGAGACCCATTGAGACTCACGACGTTCGGACCTGCCGAAACGCCAGTTCCACCGCCTGGTCGGGGGTTTGCGCCACGTACAGCGGGGCGAAGTCGCGAGGAGGCAACTCCCACGAGCGCAGCAGCACCACCGGCTTGCCGATTTTGAGCGCAAGTGCGATTTCCGAGAGGGTGCCGTAACCACCCGAAATGGCGATAATGGCGTCGCAAGCGCATACGTTCACCCAGTTGCGTCCATCGCGCAGACCGGTGAATATCGCCACGTCGATGTAGGGATTGGGCGGGGTTTCACTGGCGTTCATACCCGGCATGATGCCGATGGTGAGACCTTCCGCCTCTTTGGCACCTCGCGCAGCGGCTTCCATCACCCCGCCACGCCCGCCACACAGCAGCACGGCGCCGCGTTCAGCAATCAGCCTTCCTACTTGCCGTGCCATCTCGTACGTCGGCTCATCGCACTGCGAAGCTCCCATTACCCCGATGACTACTCGATAGGTTCGCTCCACTGGCTTTCATCCCCCTTCACGCTGGCTGGATACACAGCGGGTCATCGTTGTTGGGGTTGTTCACACGCGAGGATACCGGATAAGCCTCCAGATCCGTCTCCGGGTATGCCCGCAGCATGGTCAGCAATCGCGCAGGGTCTTTCAAGGAAGTATCCAGCCACAGCGACTCATGTTCGGGCTTCAAGATAACGGGCATGCGATGGTGGATCGGCGCAATGAGCGCGTTGGGCTCTGTGGTGATAATGGTGCAGGTGCGTAGCGGAGAACCGTCGGGCGATTGCCACTCGTCCCATAGCCCGGCGAAAGCAAAGAGCCCTCCATCGCGCCTGCGGATGTATATGGGAACACGACGGTTACCTTCCTTGCGCCACTCATAGAAACCGTCGGCGGGTATCAGGCATCGACGGCGCGTGAGCGAGTACTTGAAAGCCGGTTTTTCCGCCAGCGTTTCGGCGCGGGCGTTAATCAGCCGATTGCCTATCTCGGCGTCTCTCGCCCAAAAGGGGACCAGCCCCCATTGACAGGCTTCCAGTCTGCGCTCCCCATTCTGCATAATCACCGCCACCGGCTGTGAAGGCGCAATGTTGTAACGGGGGGCGAATTCAAAGAGCACGAACTGCACCCCGAAGCGTTCTGCTACCGCCTGCGTGGTTTGTGTCAGGGTAAAGCGTCCGCACATAGGTGGTACCATCCCTTCGCGTCTTTCTGTATTGATGATACTCCACAGCGGACAGACAATGAAAGAGGGGGGAGAACTGGAGAGCGGCATTAGCCGCTCTCCAGTGGTTGAGGTTTTTTTAGTTATTGGCTCCCGCCGCGCCGGTGCCCTTGGGTTTCATGGGACCGGTGTAATAGTTCGGCGGAAGCTTATCTTCCCTCTTTCCACATCCTGCCAGCAGCACCGGCAACAGCATTGCCGCCGCCAGCAGGAGCAACATTGCGCTACGAGAGCGCCGGGCTACGCCACGCATCGTCCGCTACTCCATCGAGAAGGTATAGTAGGTCTTGTACCAGACGGTCTGCCCGTTCTCAACGGTCGAGGACAGGTAGCGCTCCGAGTTGCGAGCGATGCGCTTGGCATGTCCATCCAAGAACACGTAGTTGGCGCCGTCCTGGTGCACGAACGCCGACTCGCAACCCAGCACGATCACAAAGTAGCCGCCACCCACCATGGTGATACCATCACCGATCAGAACGGTCTCGGCGGGGCGCCTCACCTCAGGCATATAGCGGGTTAAACCACCCATATCTGGCGGATATGCCAGGCTACCGGCGTACTGGTAGTACGGGTCCTGCTGGGTGCCGCTGCCCGCGCGGGTTGCCATCTGGAAGGTGATTGCATAGTGTGACCACACTTCCACCGGTGGCCAGAAATCATCCAGCTCGCCCGGGTAGCAATCAGGAGCGTCCGCACCCTTCTTGATGGACTCCGGGTTACCGGAAGGGCAGGCAAATACGCCAGAGGGGGGGTTAGTTCCACCGTTCTTCACATACGGCTGCAACAGACCGGTCCACAGGCGCTGAGCGCGCGGTTCACCGGAGTAGTTTGCACGTCGCAGCTAGGGCACGATAGCCTCGTCATAGTCTTGGGCATACATGAGCACAGCCGTGCCCATCTGCTTGCAGTTGCTCAAGCATCCGGCAGCACGTGCTTTCTCGCGTGCCTGAGCAAAGACAGGGAACAGGATGGCTGCCAGTATCGCGATAATCGCGATAACTACCAGCAGCTCAATCAGTGTGAACGCGAAACGTCTCGCGTGATGCATCGGTTCGACCTCCTCAAAAGTTTCAGGATTTTCATCAGCACCGTTGGGATGATGCCCAATACAAAGGGTTCCTTCGTTGGGGGAACACTCCCGCGGCAAAGCAGGTAGTAGACACAGTACACCCTGAACGATTCAGCCTTTGCTATGATTCTAACGGCGTCTGCAGATTTTGTCAAGAGGTGAATCGAAAAATCCGCAATTTTTGCAGTTTAAGCGAAAAAATGTTTGAAAGAGACAATTTTGTACGCGCAATCACGATTATTTGCTTAAGAAGCTATTTGTGAGTACAGCAGGAGGGTGCTGTTGACATTTCGCAGACAGACCACCCTCCTGCTGGAACTTTACCTGCGCGGAAGAACGGTTGTGGGTGCAGGTTCTGAAGCGGAACCGATAGTGTATTGCGCACGGAGCACGCGATCGATCTCGCTGAGCATTTCGTCGAGATGAATGCGCGTCGCGGTATCCAGCGGTCGGTTGCGCACCGCCTGTATCTGGTTCTTTAAACGGCGCAGGTGATAGCGAGCCAGCATCTTCGCATCGTCCGGCGCCTCCGAATCGGGGTTGACCAGCATGTCCGCCAGCGTGCGCAGGTACGTCCGCTGCAGCAGTCTGCGCAGCGCGGGCACGCTGGTGCCGTTGATGATTTCCGCATTGATCGCGTTACTGACCTGCTCGAAGAGCGCGGTCATGCTCAGAGTCTCGTCCGGCTTGCGTGCCTTGAACTCGTTGTTGGCAATCTGGCTGAGCGTTTGCTCGCTGAAGAGCCGACGCAGGGTGTGCACCTGAATGCCGGAGAGTGTATCCCGCACCGGCGCGTCCAGGCGAGGGCGGCTGTTAAGGAAGCTGGCATAGTCCGGGTAGGGGTCTGGAGCCAGCTTCAGATACACCTCTTTGGGGAAATTGAACGCCTTGGGCGAAAAGACGTACTGCGTCAACAGTGCCAGCGCGCGCTTTTGCTCGGCGGCGCTGAGACGGTACCACGGGCGGTTTCTCGTTCGGATCGCCGCGATGGTTCTGGTGCAAGCGCACGCCCCCGATGTAGCGCGAGACCACGTTTGCCGCACGCGCATACATCGAGAGCAATCCGTTGAAACTGCGGGTCAGCTCATAGTAGTTCTCGCCGGACTTTACCGCTTTCGCGGGCAGCTGGGGTATCATCCGGCTCACATCTCTGAAGATGGTTGCCCAGTACTCCAGCGGGTCCTTGCCCAGGTCAAAACGGGTAATCAGTGGGTCTACGTTGTCAGCGAACTCGTCGCCCATGTACGCCAGTCCCGGCTCCGTGCAACGGCGGGCAATCGCACGCAACATGGGCAGTTCCGCCTCAGGGGAGGCCACTTTGCTGGGCTTGTAGCCGTACTCTATCGCCCAGTAGTCGTACACGCCTAGTCCGTGTGTCCAGTACGCCGAGTGTGGCGAGTGCAGCGCGATGATGTTCACCGGGGTATAATCCATCACCGAGGCTGTCATGCCCAGGTGGTTGATCCGGTCAGCGTTTGCCAAATCCGCGGTGGAATGCAGCGTGCTGGCAACGAAGTTATGGCGCAACCCCAGGATGTGCCCCATCTCGTGTGCCACGACCTCGCGGATGTACTGCTTCACGTACTCCGACTCCGAGATGCGTGTGGACCGTGGCGACTGCATCAGCTTCATCGCCGTGGCACCGAACCACGCCTGATATGCCGCCTCTTCTGCCATGTTGCACAGGAAGGGGTTCGTAGGCAATGGTTCGGGGTCAAACGCACTGAGCGGGTTCACCATGCGCTTGAACTCGGTGCGGGCGAAGCGCGTCATGTTGGCGTCTACAGTGATACTGGCGTTGAGGATCTGCCCAGTGAGCGGGTTCGCACGGAACAGCGCCACGGCGTAGCCCGAGGAGGGTGAGGTTACCCAACGAATGACGTTGTAGCGCATGTCGGCATGGTCCCAGTCGGCGTCATCGGGCATCTGCTTGACCACGATAGCATCTTTGAAGCCGACGCGCTCGAGCGCCTTGTTCCACCAGAGAATGCCTTCGCGCACCGCCTCCCGATATTCAGTTGGTATCGCGTTGTCCAGCCAGAAGACGATAGGCTGCTTCGGAGGCGAGAGCGCAGCGTCAGGGTCGGCTTTTTCCAGATGCCAGCGCAGGATATAGCGCGTAGTCTGATCGTCCTTGTCCTGCGTAAAGTCCTGAAATTCGGTGACGAAGTAGCCGACACGTGGGTCCGCCAGTCGTGGACGGTAGCCGTTCTCGGGCAGGAAGAAGAGGTTGTAGGTGATATCCAGGGGCAAACTGCGCGGGTCAGCGAGCGGTGCACCGGAGCTCATGCCTGGAATGGAGAAGGGCGAGCTGCCACCACCACCTCCTGCGCGCACCAGATGGTAAGCGGTTTGCACTACTAGATTGTTGGGAAAGTTCTTGATAGCGCTGATGACCGTCTTCTCGCGGTCGATGCTGTATGCTCCACCTGCTGCCTGCGCCAGTCGGGTAATCTGCGCGATGTCCGAGCGGAACAGGTCACTGATGTTAATCAGCAGGCTCTTGCGCCCTTCGCTGCGCGCCTCGATGCGGAACGACTCCAGATAGGCATCCGCAAAGGAACGCTTCACTGCACGCGCAATAGGTTGATGTTCGTCGGCACGGAAGCGGATATTGGGTACAACGAACAGAATCTGCTCGTCGCGCTTGACAAACTTGAAGAGGATATCGTCAATGGGATTGCCAGCGGCGAGCGAATAGCCTCCCGTGCCTGTGCTCTGCGTCACCTGCAGCAGCATCAGCCTGTCCAGCTGGTCTTCGCGAATCTCCAGGTAGATAGTGTCCTTGCCCGCCTCCTTCTTGCGGTAGAGAGTGAACACACCCTCTATCTTCTCGTAGTCCTTCACCACTTCTTCGATGCTCTTCTCCTTCTTTTTGGGAGCTTCGGCAGGTTGGGCAGCCGCCGCCGCTCCACCGATGGGGCTACCTCCCGTGCGCTCCGCGCGAAGCGTGCCGTTGAAGGTAGGAGCTTGTTCCGAAGGGGCGAAGGGGAAGTTTTCCACCTGCAGGTTCATCACCACAATGTCTCCGGAGGCGACCTCCACCCATACCTCGCCCTGCAGGCTCATGTTCTTTTCCCTGCCCGTCTCGCGATAGGTATAGCGCAGTTTGGCTGTATCCACACCTCTAGTCTTCTCCAGGGCGAGCAGTTCGTACTCGGCTACCGCGCTGGGGGTGCCCTTTTCGGCGTCCTCCCTATATTCGCGCGTCCACTTATCGCCAACGCCGACCGGATTGGGCGAAAAGACTATCTGGGTGGACTGCATCAAGCGCAGCTGCGCCTTACGCTCTGCTTCGGTGGGTTCACGTCCACCTTCCCATTTCACCGAAACCAGCGTGCCATCGGGTTTGGTGACGGTAATGGTGCGTCGCTTGCTCGATTCCTCGGAGGCGGGCATCTTCTGACCGTTGAGGGTCATCTCCACCTCTTCGTCTACCGATTGGCGCGTGATTTCGCCCGAGGCAGAAACATCGAGGATTTCGTCTAC encodes:
- a CDS encoding hypothetical protein (possible pseudo, frameshifted) translates to MEHPDNPEKLPIDRSRELCLRCHASLPYPGSARARIKGIEPDKHYPDTECSECHNPHNPVQAGG
- a CDS encoding 4Fe-4S ferredoxin, producing the protein MLTRRAFIRRVLQTISGALGAASVAAVVFRRRAAANTKTARWAFLVDTYKCVGCGFCVKACKLENDVPYEANATRTWVERYILTKKGELLIDTPKGARDGFISPNVQLGKNTYREVKPDEIAKAFFVPKLCNQCENPPCVQVCPVGATYQTEDGVVLVDRKWCIGCGYCIMACPYGVRFFHPVYRVADKCNFCYHRISQGMKPACVEACPFGARLIGDLSNPSDPVTQYIMTQRVGVLKEDYGTKPQVYYVGLSKEVR
- a CDS encoding oxidoreductase, which gives rise to MEVHGEVWTLKELFVYPNEYIYWSVQIVMYPFMTGLVAGAFVLSSLYHVFGIKQLREMARFSLVLSFALLLAAPLPLLFHLLQPTRAFNVFLTPHFTSAIAAFGIVFSGYMAIVASEIWFVYRKHFVTQALLLRQKRDRSLAESLLHLLYSVLTLGAYDISEEALRKDEQAIRWLAGVGIPVACFLHGYAGFIFGSVKANALWMTPLMPVIFIMSAVVSGIALCMLSYIVVMEARRRRVSDAFAPYQMTREQIRGVELQEVTITARYLVFFMIFAISLELLDLVFREYTALKSWDILRRVIYGRDFLNIFILQYLVGNLVPFALLLLPRLTIRRAVVSLLLVLFGVFMMRWNVVIGGQAFSLSFSGFMHYHLPIVPHDLDTFKEGALGAAVILVVPYMLFWLFGKILPVFEPEETH
- a CDS encoding TIGR00725 family protein: MERTYRVVIGVMGASQCDEPTYEMARQVGRLIAERGAVLLCGGRGGVMEAAARGAKEAEGLTIGIMPGMNASETPPNPYIDVAIFTGLRDGRNWVNVCACDAIIAISGGYGTLSEIALALKIGKPVVLLRSWELPPRDFAPLYVAQTPDQAVELAFRQVRTS
- a CDS encoding DUF159 family protein produces the protein MPLSSSPPSFIVCPLWSIINTERREGMVPPMCGRFTLTQTTQAVAERFGVQFVLFEFAPRYNIAPSQPVAVIMQNGERRLEACQWGLVPFWARDAEIGNRLINARAETLAEKPAFKYSLTRRRCLIPADGFYEWRKEGNRRVPIYIRRRDGGLFAFAGLWDEWQSPDGSPLRTCTIITTEPNALIAPIHHRMPVILKPEHESLWLDTSLKDPARLLTMLRAYPETDLEAYPVSSRVNNPNNDDPLCIQPA
- a CDS encoding hypothetical protein (possible pseudo, frameshifted), whose protein sequence is MKRTFASAILVVLWLLVAIAATAQEKVSLQYKAQKGQKMTYRLEADLSSEFGGQKIQVLIKQTSVDEILDVSASGEITRQSVDEEVEMTLNGQKMPASEESSKRRTITVTKPDGTLVSVKWEGGREPTEAERKAQLRLMQSTQIVFSPNPVGVGDKWTREYREDAEKGTPSAVAEYELLALEKTRGVDTAKLRYTYRETGREKNMSLQGEVWVEVASGDIVVMNLQVENFPFAPSEQAPTFNGTLRAERTGGSPIGGAAAAAQPAEAPKKKEKSIEEVVKDYEKIEGVFTLYRKKEAGKDTIYLEIREDQLDRLMLLQVTQSTGTGGYSLAAGNPIDDILFKFVKRDEQILFVVPNIRFRADEHQPIARAVKRSFADAYLESFRIEARSEGRKSLLINISDLFRSDIAQITRLAQAAGGAYSIDREKTVISAIKNFPNNLVVQTAYHLVRAGGGGGSSPFSIPGMSSGAPLADPRSLPLDITYNLFFLPENGYRPRLADPRVGYFVTEFQDFTQDKDDQTTRYILRWHLEKADPDAALSPPKQPIVFWLDNAIPTEYREAVREGILWWNKALERVGFKDAIVVKQMPDDADWDHADMRYNVIRWVTSPSSGYAVALFRANPLTGQILNASITVDANMTRFARTEFKRMVNPLSAFDPEPLPTNPFLCNMAEEAAYQAWFGATAMKLMQSPRSTRISESEYVKQYIREVVAHEMGHILGLRHNFVASTLHSTADLANADRINHLGMTASVMDYTPVNIIALHSPHSAYWTHGLGVYDYWAIEYGYKPSKVASPEAELPMLRAIARRCTEPGLAYMGDEFADNVDPLITRFDLGKDPLEYWATIFRDVSRMIPQLPAKAVKSGENYYELTRSFNGLLSMYARAANVVSRYIGGVRLHQNHRGDPNEKPPVVPSQRRRAKARAGTVDAVRLFAQGVQFPQRGVSEAGSRPLPGLCQLP